From the genome of Sporomusa sphaeroides DSM 2875:
TTTGCCTTGCCGGCGGTGCTGTTTTGAATCTTTTGCTTAAGAATCTGTTTGAACGGGCCAGGCCTGAGCTATTCCGGCTGGTTGAAGCCACAGGCTATAGTTTTCCCAGCGGCCATGCCATGGTATCGCTATGTTTTTATGGTATGGCGGCTTTCTTGCTCGCGCGCGGGCTTAAGCGCTGGCAGGGACGGGTGCTGGTTATTAGTGCCGCCGGTTTACTGATCGCCGCTATTGGTGTAAGCCGGGTTTATCTTGGTGTTCATTATCCTACCGATATAGCGGCCGGCTATGCTGCCGGTTCCATGTGGCTGGCCTTCTGTATCTCGCTGCTAATGTGGTGGGAAAAGGAGCGATAAGCAGAGCGTGGAACTTTCTTCATAAAAACTGTGGTTATCATTAATGTAATCAGGCGGCAGATCTTCGACGAATATTCGACAAAAAAGGAAACATCCTGCAGTATCTGGCAGGAATTAACATGAAAAAGTAGAAGACATAAATCATACATAGAAGTAAGTAGAAATAACAAGTTGTGTTTTTGTGGAGGTAGTTATCGTGCGACGTGTGCTTCGGGAGAGTATTCAGGCAGGAATGACGCTGGCTCAGCCGGTATATGGACTTAATGGCCAGATTATCTTAAATAGTGGGATTGAGTTGACAGAGTTCCATATTTCCAAGATTGCTGAACTTGATGCCAGGTATATCTATATTCAGGGTGAATCTCAGATGTTTGACCCGAATGACGCAGCCGCTCAACATGCCAAAAACGAAATTGTGCTGGCCGCGCATCAGGCACTGGATGAAGTGCGTGTGGGCAAGTATGTCGAGACACAGGGGATTAAAAGCAAGGTATTGGCCCTTTTGGACGAGTGTTGTATGCATAAAGAGATACAGCCCCTGTTTATTGCTATGCAAAATTGTAATGACTATTTATTCAATCATGCCGTTTGCGGCTATTTTTTCGCGATGATGACCGGAATGAGCTGCGGCATAGAGGGGCAGCGGCTCCGGGACCTGGGGCTGGGAGCTCTCCTGCGGGATGTGGGCATGATTACGATTTCGCGTGATATACTCAACAAGCCGGGGACGTTAACCCCGGAAGAAATGGCAATTGTCAAGCTGCATACGGAGAAAGGGTATGAAATCCTGCAACGCAATCCGGACATTAGCCTGTCATCAGCCAATTGCGCCCTCCAGCATCACGAGCGGTTTAACGGCAGCGGCTATCCGCGCGGAGCCAAAGAAAGCAGTATCCATGAATTTGCCCAAATTACCGCGCTTGCGGATGTGTATTCTTCTATGACGGCCAATACGCCTTACCGCAAAGCCTTGTCTGTTTATGATACGCTGGCCATTATGGAAAAAGCGGGAGCCGCTTATTTTAATCCGGAGCTTATCCGTGTATTTGTCAGCAATGTAGCTATTTACCCGTTAGGAGCTGTTGTTCGTTTAAACAATCAGTCAATAGGTATTGTCAATGATTATGCCGATGAATTAAGAACCAAGCCTATTATTCATATTACACAAGATGAAGCCGGCAACCGTGTAAACACTATGCTGACCATTGATGTGGCAGCAAGCCCGGCTGTGTATATTGCCGACGTATCGTAGTAAAGCGATAATTGTAGAACAATGGCAGGATTATATTCTGCCATTTTTTCATAGTATATATAAGCAGATAAGCAGAGAACCAAGTTATTAGGAGCGTTAGCGACGCGAGAACTTGTGTGAATCGCTTAGTTCCAAGCGGAGCGCGGAACTTCCTTAATAAAAATAAAAACTGTGGTTATCAATAATGTAAGTGCAGAGAAAAAAACGGCTGATGCCGAAGGAGCGATAATAATGTCAGATGAGGCAGAAATAATTGTTGGACGCAATAGTGTGCTTGAGGCGCTGAAGGCCGGGCGCTCGTTAAATAAAATTCTCATCGCCAAAGGTGAGCGTCAGGGGTCTATTCGTGATATCATTGGCCAGGCCAAGGAGCAAGGACTGGTGATTCAAGAGGTGGAAATGCCTAAACTTGAGCAACTGTCAAAGGGGGTGCGTCACCAGGGGGTGGTGGCTTTGGCCGCCCCGGTGGCGTATGCTGAAGTTGATGATATTTTATCGGCTGCTTATGCCAAAGATGAGCCGCCATTTTTGGTTCTCCTGGATGAGTTGGCTGATCCCCATAATGTTGGTGCTATTTTGCGCACAGCCGATGCTACCGGTGTGCATGGTGTCTTGATACCCAAAAGACGCAGTTGTCCCCTTACCCAGACGGTGGCCAAAACTTCGGCCGGAGCCGTTGAGCATGTGCCTGTTGCCAGGATCGGCAATGTGGCCCAAACCTTAAAAAACCTGAAAAAACAGGGAATGTGGATAGTGGGCGCCGATATGGACGGAACTAAGAACTATTATGAAGCCGATCTTACAGGCCCTGTTGTCATTGTTGTCGGGAGTGAAGGACAGGGGATGGGCCGATTGACCAAAGAAGCCTGTGACTTTGTCGTCAGTATTCCGATGAAGGGGCAAATTTCTTCACTTAATGCTTCGGTAGCCTGTTCGTTATTGCTTTACGAAGCTCTTAGACAAAGGGAGATGAAGGAAAAATGAGACGCTGGGCGGGCATTACTTTAGCAGTGGCAGTAATTGTAACAGGGGCAGTCGCTTTTTGGCTGGCCCAGCCGCTGTTTGCCCAAACAGTATATACCGGCGTTAAGGTCGGTAAGATGGAAGTTGGCGGAAAAACCCGGGCTGAAGTAGTGCAGCTCTTGGCCGGCTGGCAGCAAGACCAGCTGCTTAAGCCCATTCTTTTATCCCATGAGACGGCTGTCTTTAGGATTGAGCCGGAACATATCGACTATGTTATCAATATTGAGGCAACCGCAGATGCTGTCTGGCAGTTTGGACGTGAGGGCTCTGTTTGGGAACGGATTAAAAAAATCCGTATGGCCAAAAATGAGGGCTGGTCTATTCCACTGGCAATCAAGTATAATGAAAATAAATTAGACAGCATCATAGAACAACTGCAAGAAACCGTCAACCGTTCCCCGCGCAACGCGACTTTAAGTCTTAGGACAGGCGGCATTCTGCCGGAAGAAGAAGGCCGCCGGCTAGACATAGTCGTGCTTAAAGAACGGGTGTTGGCCGCCCTTAATCGGGCAGATGCCGGAACGATTGTGCTGCCGGTTACGCCGGTCTATCCTGAAATTACCGGCACTGAGCTGGCTGAAAACGGCATTAAAGAACTGATTGCCGTGTACACCACGGAATTTAATGCCGAAGATGCCAACCGAACCGCCAATGTGAGATTATCTGCCCAGAAAATTAATGGCAAGCTGCTTTATCCCGGGCAAATCTTTTCCTATAACGATACGGTTGGTCCAAGAGAAAAATCGCAAGGCTTTAAAGAGGCCATGGAGATCATCAATGGTGAATTTGTGCCGGGAATCGGCGGTGGGGTATGCCAGGTTTCGTCTACGCTGTATAATGCGGTAATTATGTCAGGCCTTGCCATTGTCGAACGCACCAACCATTCCAAACCGCTCACCTATGTACCGTTGGGGCGGGATGCCACTGTTGTTTATAATGCAATTGATTTTAAATTTGTTAATAATAGTCCGGCTCCGGTTATGGTTATGGCTGAAGCCATCGGTAATAAACTGAATGTGGGTATTTTTGGCCAACGGGCACTTGATAAAAATATTGAGATTGCGATAACCCGTCAGCAGGCCATTGCACCGACGATTGTAAAAAAAGCTGATCCCGCGCTGGCGCCGGGACAAAGTAAAATCGAGAAGCCCGGCAAATCAGGCTATGAAGTAACCGTTGTCCGCATTATTCGCGATAGCACCGGTAAAGAACTGAAACGGGAAATATTGTCCCGGGATAAGTATGCACCCGATAATACCGTAGTGCGATTTGGACCGGAGCCTAAAGCAGTACAGTCAGAAGTGCCGCAAGCTTCAAAGCCCCTTGTTCCTGCCGGGGTTTCGGAAAATCTGCCTGAAGCCGCCGGTACACAATAGATTGGAGAATTTTTTCCTGATGGATTTGTTAATTGTTGATGGGTACAATGTTATTAATGCTTGGCCTGAACTCATTGAAGTTAAGGAAAATTTAGAATATGCCCGTGACCGGCTTGTGGACATACTTAGTGAATATGGAGCCTATAAGGGCTTTAGGACAATTGTTGTATTTGATGCCCATATGACACCCGGGAGAGGTGTTGTGCAAAGTCAGGCCGGTGATTTAGAGGTAATTTATACCAAAGAAGGCGAAACTGCTGACAGCTGTATTGAGAAAATGGTATACTACCTTGTCCGCCAAGGTGAACGCATCTATGTTGTTACTTCGGACGGGGCTGAGCAAATGTTTATTTTAGGTGCAGGGGCTTTCAGAATATCGGCGCGGGAGCTGAAACATGAGGTTGCCGCCGTTAAAGGTGAGATTACTGCCAATATTTCCCGGAAGGTGTTGGCACGGGATCGCCATGAACTGGGCAGCCGTTTGCACAAAGATATCTTAAAACGCCTTGATGCTATGCGGCGTGATGGGCTTGACTAACTTTGCTCCAGCAAGTATAATTTAGTATGTTAAGACATGTACCAATACGGGTATGGCACTAAAATTTTGTTTAGTGCACTTTTATTTTTTCTATGTGTACAAATGGTCGTTATTTAAAAAAAACAACGATGGCCGTTTATAGGCAGCAAAATAACACTGGTGGGGGCGATGCGATGCGGGTTAATACTCAACGCGATCTGTACAGTTGTTTTGACAACTTAACTGATGAAGAAATAGTATTCGACGCCAAGGATAATGACAACACGGTCGCTCTGGAGTATTTGATTAATAAATATCGCAATTTTGTGCGGGCT
Proteins encoded in this window:
- a CDS encoding HD-GYP domain-containing protein; this translates as MRRVLRESIQAGMTLAQPVYGLNGQIILNSGIELTEFHISKIAELDARYIYIQGESQMFDPNDAAAQHAKNEIVLAAHQALDEVRVGKYVETQGIKSKVLALLDECCMHKEIQPLFIAMQNCNDYLFNHAVCGYFFAMMTGMSCGIEGQRLRDLGLGALLRDVGMITISRDILNKPGTLTPEEMAIVKLHTEKGYEILQRNPDISLSSANCALQHHERFNGSGYPRGAKESSIHEFAQITALADVYSSMTANTPYRKALSVYDTLAIMEKAGAAYFNPELIRVFVSNVAIYPLGAVVRLNNQSIGIVNDYADELRTKPIIHITQDEAGNRVNTMLTIDVAASPAVYIADVS
- the rlmB gene encoding 23S rRNA (guanosine(2251)-2'-O)-methyltransferase RlmB produces the protein MSDEAEIIVGRNSVLEALKAGRSLNKILIAKGERQGSIRDIIGQAKEQGLVIQEVEMPKLEQLSKGVRHQGVVALAAPVAYAEVDDILSAAYAKDEPPFLVLLDELADPHNVGAILRTADATGVHGVLIPKRRSCPLTQTVAKTSAGAVEHVPVARIGNVAQTLKNLKKQGMWIVGADMDGTKNYYEADLTGPVVIVVGSEGQGMGRLTKEACDFVVSIPMKGQISSLNASVACSLLLYEALRQREMKEK
- a CDS encoding VanW family protein; its protein translation is MRRWAGITLAVAVIVTGAVAFWLAQPLFAQTVYTGVKVGKMEVGGKTRAEVVQLLAGWQQDQLLKPILLSHETAVFRIEPEHIDYVINIEATADAVWQFGREGSVWERIKKIRMAKNEGWSIPLAIKYNENKLDSIIEQLQETVNRSPRNATLSLRTGGILPEEEGRRLDIVVLKERVLAALNRADAGTIVLPVTPVYPEITGTELAENGIKELIAVYTTEFNAEDANRTANVRLSAQKINGKLLYPGQIFSYNDTVGPREKSQGFKEAMEIINGEFVPGIGGGVCQVSSTLYNAVIMSGLAIVERTNHSKPLTYVPLGRDATVVYNAIDFKFVNNSPAPVMVMAEAIGNKLNVGIFGQRALDKNIEIAITRQQAIAPTIVKKADPALAPGQSKIEKPGKSGYEVTVVRIIRDSTGKELKREILSRDKYAPDNTVVRFGPEPKAVQSEVPQASKPLVPAGVSENLPEAAGTQ
- a CDS encoding NYN domain-containing protein — translated: MDLLIVDGYNVINAWPELIEVKENLEYARDRLVDILSEYGAYKGFRTIVVFDAHMTPGRGVVQSQAGDLEVIYTKEGETADSCIEKMVYYLVRQGERIYVVTSDGAEQMFILGAGAFRISARELKHEVAAVKGEITANISRKVLARDRHELGSRLHKDILKRLDAMRRDGLD